One genomic region from archaeon BMS3Bbin15 encodes:
- a CDS encoding uracil DNA glycosylase superfamily protein: MCLEEVAERVRECRKCPLFKNRTQAVPGEGPEDARVLFIGEAPGKEEDLSGKPFVGRAGKLLTELLEDAGLKRSRVFITSVIKCRPPGNRLPRRDETNACYPYLKEQIKIIKPDIIVLLGNTAIKTVLGLNGITKLHGKVIIKEKENYLPMFHPAAGIRNRNFIPLMKEDMERLSRLLENYKK; this comes from the coding sequence ATGTGTCTTGAAGAGGTGGCAGAAAGAGTAAGGGAATGCAGAAAATGCCCTCTATTCAAGAATCGGACTCAGGCAGTGCCTGGGGAAGGGCCGGAAGATGCCAGAGTGCTCTTTATCGGGGAGGCTCCCGGAAAGGAAGAAGACCTTTCAGGAAAGCCCTTTGTTGGAAGGGCCGGGAAGCTTCTTACAGAGCTTCTGGAAGATGCAGGCCTGAAAAGAAGCAGAGTCTTCATAACTTCGGTGATAAAATGCAGGCCACCTGGCAACCGCCTTCCGAGAAGGGATGAAACAAATGCCTGCTATCCCTATCTTAAAGAACAGATTAAAATAATCAAGCCTGATATAATTGTTCTCCTTGGAAATACTGCAATTAAAACCGTACTTGGCCTTAACGGAATAACAAAATTACATGGTAAAGTTATTATAAAGGAAAAGGAAAACTATCTTCCTATGTTTCATCCTGCAGCAGGAATCAGAAACAGAAATTTTATACCTCTGATGAAGGAAGACATGGAAAGGCTCAGCAGGCTTCTTGAAAATTATAAAAAATAG